A window of the Sabethes cyaneus chromosome 1, idSabCyanKW18_F2, whole genome shotgun sequence genome harbors these coding sequences:
- the LOC128732979 gene encoding neutral alpha-glucosidase AB — MTTGSGWLALVAFIFIGCFDRTASVDRNNFKTCDQSSFCRRLRQSESEVSRFEILPETLQTYKQYILVDLQHTETKHLYVLKLAAVKGGLFHFQIDEKSPLSARYRVTDALSKEPDYVALKVEASSGTEITISSEGGLSKAIVKVAPFRIEFYRENTLVLVANSKGLMKFEHLRRKELKPAEQTADNDGQDAAENAVEEPKEDPGAWEENFKSHHDSKPKGPEALSMDFSFPQGKVLYGIPEHADSFALKHTAGGKSDPYRLYNLDVFEYELDNGMALYGAVPVIYSTGPGSTTGVYWQNAAETWVDIFVPEQEKNVMSSIVNFVSRSTQEDPPAANFISESGIIDVFVLTGPSPLDAFRQYTDLTGKAPLPQLYAIAYHQCRWNYNDEQDVTSVSAKFDEHDIPMDTMWLDIEYTDGKKYFTWDHHKFPHPLEMIRNLTERGRHLTIIIDPHIKRDGSYFFHNDCTDRGYYVKNKDGNVYEGWCWPGSASYADFFDPAVRKYYADQYLLENFKESTAEVGIWNDMNEPSVFNGPEVTMLKDNLHHGGWEHRDVHNLYGHMHIMATYDGLIRRSEGALRPFILTRSHFAGSQRYAAVWTGDNMAEWGHLQASIKMCLSLAVAGVSFCGADVGGFFGNPDGELFYRWYQVGAFQPFFRSHAHIDTKRREPWLFPEDVKLVIRDAIRKRYRLLPLWYTMFYEHERSGLPIMQPMLAHYPSDVKCYTLDSQYMLSDKLLVAPVLKAGQTKVDVYVPAKESGESDLWYDVDNYRKFSSTGFESISADSYKLPVFQRGGSIVPRKERVRRAATLMKDDPYTLVVALDRHGAAKGTLYIDDETSFEYRSGKYLYLEFELKDNVLSSRKIDETASYATKSWLERVVLVGLSKVPKSATLHQSNGDSSTLSVYAEDGAVVVRKPAVSMLDSWSIKLNY; from the exons ATGACGACTGGAAGCGGCTGGCTTGCGCTAGTCGCATTTATCTTCATCGGTTGTTTCGACCGGACTGCGAGTGTCGACAGAAATAATTTCAAGACATGCGATCAGAGCAGCTTTTGTCG CCGTTTGCGACAGTCCGAGTCGGAAGTGAGCAGATTCGAGATACTTCCGGAAACTTTGCAGACCTATAAACAATACATTCTGGTTGATTTGCAACACACGGAAACCAAACACTTATATGTGCTTAAGTTAGCTGCCGTTAAAGGTGGACTGTTTCATTTCCAAATCGATGAAAAGAGTCCACTGAGCGCTCGTTATCGAGTCACGGATGCACTTAGCAAAGAACCGGATTATGTCGCTCTAAAGGTTGAAGCAAGTTCAGGTACAGAAATTACCATCTCGTCGGAAGGAGGCTTGAGCAAAGCAATAGTGAAGGTTGCTCCCTTTAGGATTGAGTTCTACCGAGAGAACACTCTTGTTCTTGTGGCTAACTCGAAAGGTCTCATGAAATTTGAACACCTACGGCGGAAGGAGCTAAAACCGGCAGAGCAAACGGCTGATAATGACGGGCAGGATGCTGCAGAAAATGCAGTTGAAGAACCG aAGGAAGATCCCGGTGCTTGGGAAGAAAATTTCAAATCTCACCACGACTCGAAACCCAAAGGACCGGAAGCACTGTCAATGGATTTCAGCTTTCCTCAAGGCAAAGTGCTGTACGGCATCCCAGAGCATGCGGATTCTTTCGCATTGAAGCACACTGCTGGCGGTAAAAGTGATCCGTACCGGCTCTATAATTTGGATGTTTTTGAGTACGAATTGGATAATGGAATGGCCCTATACGGTGCGGTACCGGTTATCTACAGCACTGGTCCCGGAAGCACGACCGGAGTGTACTGGCAGAATGCTGCTGAAACGTGGGTAGACATTTTCGTTCCGGAACAAGAGAAGAACGTAATGTCCTCGATTGTCAATTTTGTGTCACGCTCAACTCAGGAAGATCCACCTGCCGCGAACTTCATTTCGGAGAGCGGCATTATTGATGTGTTTGTACTGACGGGTCCTTCGCCACTGGATGCCTTCCGCCAATATACGGATCTGACCGGAAAAGCTCCACTTCCACAGCTGTATGCGATAGCCTATCACCAGTGCCGATGGAATTACAATGACGAACAGGATGTAACTTCGGTTTCGGCTAAATTCGACGAGCATGACATTCCAATGGACACGATGTGGTTGGATATTGAGTATACCGACGGTAAGAAATACTTCACTTGGGATCACCACAAGTTTCCGCATCCATTGGAGATGATCCGGAACTTAACGGAACGTGGCCGCCATCTGACTATTATTATCGATCCTCATATCAAACGCGACGGAAGTTATTTCTTCCACAACGATTGTACCGATCGTGGCTATTACGTAAAGAACAAGGACGGAAACGTGTACGAAGGTTGGTGCTGGCCTGGATCGGCCAGCTATGCGGACTTTTTCGATCCGGCGGTGCGTAAATACTACGCTGACCAGTATCTGTTGGAAAATTTCAAGGAATCCACTGCCGAAGTCGGCATTTGGAACGACATGAACGAACCGTCGGTTTTCAACGGACCGGAAGTTACCATGCTAAAGGATAACCTTCATCATGGTGGCTGGGAACATCGTGACGTGCACAATCTCTACGGCCATATGCACATAATGGCAACCTACGACGGATTGATTCGTCGTAGTGAAG GAGCTCTGCGTCCGTTCATTTTGACTCGCTCGCACTTTGCGGGTAGTCAAAGATACGCAGCTGTTTGGACTGGTGACAATATGGCAGAATGGGGTCACCTGCAGGCATCCATTAAAATGTGCTTGTCACTTGCGGTGGCCGGCGTCAGCTTCTGCGGTGCTGATGTCGGAGGATTTTTCGGAAATCCCGACGGTGAACTATTTTATCGCTGGTACCAAGTTGGTGCTTTCCAGCCGTTCTTCCGTTCACACGCTCATATTGACACGAAACGTCGTGAGCCTTGGCTGTTTCCGGAGGATGTTAAGCTGGTGATTCGGGATGCTATTCGCAAACGCTACCGACTGCTTCCGCTTTGGTACACCATGTTCTACGAACATGAGCGCTCCGGTTTACCCATCATGCAGCCAATGCTGGCACATTATCCATCAGATGTGAAGTGCTACACCCTCGACAGTCAGTATATGCTTTCGGACAAGCTGCTGGTAGCTCCGGTGTTGAAGGCTGGCCAAACGAAAGTGGATGTGTATGTCCCCGCCAAAGAAAGCGGAGAGTCGGATTTGTGGTATGATGTAGACAACTATCGCAAATTCTCGTCAACTGGTTTCGAATCGATTTCCGCGGATAGCTATAAGCTTCCGGTATTTCAACGCGGTGGCTCTATTGTTCCTCGCAAGGAGAGGGTTCGTCGCGCAGCGACTTTAATGAAAGATGATCCCTACACACTGGTTGTTGCCCTAGACCGGCATGGAGCTGCTAAAGGCACCCTTTATATTGATGACGAAACAAGCTTCGAGTATCGCTCGGGAAAATATCTATATTTAGAGTTCGAGCTGAAAGATAACGTCCTCAGCAGCAG aaaaatcgaCGAAACCGCTAGTTACGCTACAAAGAGCTGGCTAGAGCGAGTGGTATTGGTCGGTCTATCTAAGGTACCTAAATCGGCCACATTACACCAATCGAACGGAGATTCGTCAACGCTGTCCGTTTATGCCGAGGATggggccgttgtcgttcgtaaaCCCGCCGTCTCCATGCTTGATAGCTGGTCGATCAAGCTGAATTACTAA
- the LOC128746239 gene encoding neutral alpha-glucosidase C-like: MKVRGRVFLTYLLLLFFPSGLFCVDHSTFKTCDQSGFCRRLRRTTPQHSSFELLTESLQVTENVVHFDLLDTATSHLYTLSLSSVGGQILHFEIDEKQPLSTRYRVKDALAMELTAYQLAIQSTDPIVVITEGAKKVQIEPSPFKMDFYYENQHFVSVNSKGLLEIERLRKKPGNPPANEWEEEFNGFLDSKPRGPESLSLDFTFPQAEVLFGIPEHADDFALKDTVSGDGDPYRLYTLDVFGYELNSTMALYGAVPVLYGHGVTGSTGIFWQNSAETWVDVFMANTPPATNFISESGIVDVFVLLGSSPIEVFQQYTALTGTAPLPQMYTLGYHQSRWNYDNESDVAMIDAKFAEHDIPLDSIWLDIEYTDGKRYFTWDYVRFPDPLRMMNNLTANARHLTIIIDPHVKVDADYFFHKDCSANGFYVKDKTLSDFQGSCWPGLSGYTDFLNPEARKYYADQYLLSNFRESTREVGIWNDMNEPSVFDGPEVTMSKDNVHFGGWEHRDVHNSFGHYHVMATYGGLMRRSEGTLRPFVLTRSHFAGTQRYAAIWTGDNMAEWSHLQASLKMCLTASVSGFSFCGADVGGFFNEPTAELISRWYQTGAFLPFFRGHAHEDTKRREPWLWPEEVMQVVRDAVKKRYRLLPFWYTKFYEHERFGAPIMRPLLAQYPRDSQTFKIDNQFLLGEQLLVAPVLEAGRSDVEVYFPVRENSESDLWFDFDTYRSYNQSGTLSIPVDNFKIPVFQRGGTIVAVKDLVRKSTIPMKSDPYTLSVALNRNGSATGTLYVDDEESFEYRSGKYLYLRLNFTNGILSSSNLNPVSTFKTHAVFAKIVLELEKEQNANEKAMEEEMAIREKRMAMERAMKMKQLKYTYPKDIVKLERKAPEKKRLSKLEQLKALIEAADTEEEGSDQESDDEPSVTQQKDVLKWQKAKKVNSVSKDLNPLNAAELRPFENY; this comes from the exons ATGAAAGTGCGCGGTAGAGTGTTTTTAACGTATCTGTTATTATTATTCTTCCCaagtggattattttgcgtcgATCATAGTACATTTAAGACATGTGATCAAAGTGGCTTCTGTCG ACGGCTTCGTCGCACCACACCTCAGCATAGTTCATTCGAACTGCTAACAGAATCTTTACAAGTCACTGAAAACGTTGTCCATTTCGATCTATTGGATACTGCAACCTCTCATCTCTATACTCTGTCACTGAGTTCCGTTGGTGGCCAAATTTTACATTTCGAAATTGACGAGAAGCAACCACTTAGTACCAGGTACCGCGTGAAAGATGCACTCGCAATGGAACTCACAGCTTATCAACTTGCGATTCAATCCACGGATCCCATAGTAGTAATAACGGAAGGAGCCAAAAAAGTACAAATCGAACCATCGCCATTCAAAATGGATTTCTACTACGAAAACCAGCACTTCGTTTCTGTGAACTCCAAGGGTCTTCTGGAAATTGAACGTCTACGGAAGAAACCTGGAAACCCTCCAGCAAATGAATGGGAGGAGGAATTCAATGGATTCCTAGACAGCAAACCCAGAGGACCGGAATCGTTGTCGTTGGATTTCACTTTCCCACAGGCTGAAGTTTTGTTTGGCATTCCGGAACATGCCGATGATTTCGCCCTGAAGGATACGGTATCGGGGGATGGCGATCCCTACCGGTTGTACACGCTGGACGTGTTCGGTTATGAACTCAACAGTACTATGGCCCTTTACGGTGCAGTACCCGTTCTCTACGGTCATGGAGTGACCGGTAGCACGGGAATATTCTGGCAAAACTCTGCGGAAACTTGGGTTGATGTCTTCATGGCAAACACACCACCGGCAACAAATTTTATTTCCGAAAGTGGAATTGTAGATGTGTTTGTACTGCTGGGATCTTCACCCATTGAGGTGTTTCAGCAGTATACTGCATTGACGGGGACGGCACCCCTACCGCAGATGTACACCCTGGGATACCACCAGAGTCGATGGAATTATGATAATGAATCGGATGTTGCAATGATTGATGCTAAATTTGCCGAGCATGATATACCACTGGACAGTATTTGGTTGGATATTGAATACACGGACGGCAAACGGTACTTCACTTGGGATTACGTTCGATTTCCCGACCCGTTACGAATGATGAACAATTTGACAGCTAATGCACGGCATCTGACGATTATAATCGATCCGCATGTGAAAGTCGATGCAGACTATTTCTTCCACAAGGATTGCTCGGCTAATGGGTTCTATGTTAAAGATAAAACGCTGAGCGATTTTCAGGGTTCTTGCTGGCCTGGCCTCTCAGGGTATACCGATTTCCTTAACCCGGAAGCTCGCAAGTACTATGCTGATCAATATCTGCTAAGTAATTTTAGGGAGTCGACCCGTGAAGTGGGTATTTGGAATGATATGAACGAGCCATCTGTTTTCGATGGACCGGAAGTGACTATGTCGAAAGATAATGTGCACTTTGGGGGTTGGGAACACCGCGATGTTCATAATTCTTTCGGTCACTACCATGTGATGGCAACATACGGCGGATTGATGCGCCGAAGCGAAGGAACCTTGCGGCCATTTGTGTTGACTAGATCGCATTTTGCCGGGACTCAGCGATACGCGGCTATCTGGACCGGTGACAATATGGCAGAATGGAGCCATCTTCAAGCGTCGCTAAAAATGTGTCTCACGGCTTCCGTTTCCGGGTTTAGCTTCTGCGGTGCAGATGTTGGAGGGTTCTTCAATGAACCAACCGCGGAGTTGATATCACGCTGGTACCAAACTGGGGCGTTTCTTCCATTCTTCCGAGGTCATGCACACGAGGACACGAAACGTCGCGAGCCCTGGCTATGGCCCGAAGAAGTGATGCAGGTTGTAAGGGATGCAGTTAAGAAACGCTACCGATTGCTACCGTTCTGGTACACGAAGTTCTACGAGCATGAACGGTTTGGAGCACCAATAATGCGCCCACTTCTGGCACAGTATCCTCGTGATTCTCAAACATTTAAAATCGATAATCAATTTTTACTTGGCGAGCAACTGCTCGTTGCTCCCGTGCTAGAAGCAGGTCGATCCGATGTAGAGGTTTATTTCCCCGTAAGAGAAAATAGCGAATCCGATCTGTGGTTCGATTTCGACACTTATCGTAGCTACAATCAATCTGGTACTCTCTCAATTCCGGTGGATAATTTTAAGATTCCAGTATTTCAAAGGGGTGGTACAATAGTAGCCGTCAAAGACCTTGTCCGAAAATCAACAATCCCAATGAAATCAGATCCGTATACACTGTCAGTTGCGCTAAATCGAAACGGATCAGCAACGGGAACTTTGTACGTTGATGATGAAGAAAGCTTTGAATATCGCAGTGGTAAATACCTATATTTGAGGTTGAATTTCACAAATGGGATTCTTTCTTCAAG CAATTTAAATCCAGTTTCTACCTTCAAGACACACGCAGTGTTTGCAAAAATCGTCTTG GAGTTAGAGAAGGAGCAGAACGCTAATGAGAAAGCTATGGAAGAAGAAATGGCTATTCGTGAAAAAAGGATGGCAATGGAAAGAGCCATGAAAATGAAGCAATTGAAGTACACGTATCCAAAAGATATCGTGAAGCTGGAGCGTAAGGCACCGGAAAAGAAAAGGCTGTCGAAACTGGAGCAGCTCAAAGCGTTGATAGAAGCGGCCGACACCGAAGAAGAAGGGTCCGATCAAGAATCGGATGACGAGCCATCGGTGACACAGCAAAAAG